In Nematostella vectensis chromosome 11, jaNemVect1.1, whole genome shotgun sequence, a genomic segment contains:
- the LOC116617781 gene encoding uncharacterized protein LOC116617781, translating to MPRKSSKKAAKNRTDSLSPGPTTIVEDEELVTLAAVKNLLAVQESMMRSVFESMVSQICSRVDDLVEKVSGLKASLEFTQSEVERFGPINKKVKETDSEVVKVKDALEYLENQSRRNNIRVSGIPESPGESWADSEAKVKEAIQTKLGLEIEIERAHRVERKKAKGRSLTQSEKERPRTIVCKLKDWKTKEAVVRKARIDKPAGLYVAEDLARATLLKREAKIEEMKKARAEGKRAYFILDRLIIRDQKQDAAEGKIQAAGSG from the coding sequence ATGCCGAGAAAGTCATCAAAAAAGGCAGCGAAGAACCGAACTGATTCTTTATCTCCCGGTCCGACTACTATCGTCGAGGACGAGGAATTGGTTACATTGGCGGCCGTGAAAAATCTTCTGGCCGTCCAGGAATCCATGATGAGATCCGTATTTGAATCAATGGTATCGCAGATATGTAGCCGGGTCGATGACCTGGTAGAGAAGGTTTCGGGCCTAAAGGCAAGCCTTGAGTTCACTCAGAGTGAGGTTGAACGCTTTGGGCCTATCAACAAGAAAGTTAAAGAGACTGACAGCGAGGTTGTTAAAGTAAAGGACGCTCTCGAGTATCTCGAGAACCAGTCGAGACGTAATAATATACGTGTGTCCGGAATACCCGAAAGTCCAGGAGAGTCGTGGGCCGATTCAGAAGCTAAAGTGAAAGAGGCGATCCAGACGAAGCTTGGTTTGGAGATTGAGATCGAAAGGGCGCACCGCGTAGAAAGGAAAAAGGCAAAGGGCAGATCCTTGACGCAGTCGGAGAAAGAGAGGCCGAGGACGATTGTCTGTAAACTCAAGGACTGGAAGACGAAGGAGGCGGTTGTGAGAAAGGCCAGGATTGACAAGCCGGCGGGTCTCTACGTTGCAGAAGACCTTGCAAGGGCTACACTTCTTAAGAGGGAAGCTAAAATCGAAGAGATGAAGAAGGCGAGAGCTGAAGGGAAGAGGGCTTACTTCATACTAGACCGCCTAATTATTAGAGATCAGAAACAGGATGCAGCCGAAGGTAAAATCCAGGCAGCCGGCAGCGGATAG